The Fusobacterium necrophorum subsp. necrophorum genome has a window encoding:
- a CDS encoding membrane protein: MQILKRELGSEQPSWKLGVFRVRLPFVHYRFESSEALQAILMCATCLGAIPILTSVLGIPFELAWSMVIINGLLYNTHALLGDPVVPGWITPSIPLTIAYLTQFEMGPVRIQALIALQLLVAFTFLFMGITGLAGKLMRIVPDSIKSGILLGAGFAAIIGEFAVEKGRFNLYPFSIAIGTLLSYFLLFSERFKEMRKNHALVNLFGKYGMLPAIFASIIIAPLCKELPFPNIEVGSFIKIPEFSNILRQVSVFGVGFPNIDLFVKAIPMAIMVYIIAFGDFVTSGALLKEADRVRTDEKIDFNSNRSNLISGIRNLIQGILIPYVPLCGPLWAAVSAAVFERYKEGREGMDSVYSGVGTFRWMTFICVSIVPIVSLVQPTLPVALSLTLLVQGFVCTRLAMTICKDHIDMGIAGVMAAVIAVKGAAWGLGVGIILFLLLVRIKERKIELMEEV, encoded by the coding sequence ATGCAAATATTGAAAAGAGAATTGGGGAGTGAACAACCAAGCTGGAAATTAGGCGTATTTCGAGTGAGATTGCCTTTTGTTCATTATAGATTTGAAAGTTCGGAAGCTTTGCAGGCAATTTTGATGTGTGCAACCTGTCTGGGAGCCATTCCTATTTTAACAAGTGTCTTAGGAATTCCTTTTGAACTGGCATGGTCTATGGTTATTATTAATGGATTGTTGTATAATACGCATGCACTGTTAGGAGACCCTGTAGTTCCCGGTTGGATTACTCCATCTATCCCATTGACAATTGCATATTTGACGCAATTTGAAATGGGACCGGTGAGAATACAAGCTCTGATTGCTCTACAGTTGTTAGTAGCTTTTACTTTTCTGTTTATGGGGATTACAGGACTTGCCGGAAAATTAATGAGAATAGTTCCGGATTCCATTAAATCAGGAATTTTATTGGGAGCCGGATTTGCTGCTATTATTGGAGAATTTGCAGTGGAAAAGGGACGTTTTAATTTATATCCGTTTTCTATTGCCATAGGAACTTTATTATCCTACTTTTTATTATTTTCAGAACGTTTCAAGGAAATGAGAAAGAATCATGCTCTTGTGAATTTATTTGGAAAATATGGAATGTTACCGGCTATTTTTGCCAGTATTATTATTGCACCTTTATGTAAAGAATTGCCTTTTCCAAATATCGAAGTAGGGAGTTTTATTAAAATTCCGGAATTTTCCAATATTTTACGACAGGTTAGTGTTTTTGGGGTAGGATTTCCAAATATAGATTTATTTGTGAAAGCTATTCCTATGGCTATTATGGTTTATATTATTGCCTTTGGAGATTTTGTTACCAGTGGAGCTCTATTAAAAGAAGCGGACAGAGTCAGAACTGACGAGAAAATTGATTTCAATTCCAATCGTTCCAATCTAATCAGTGGAATTCGTAATTTGATACAAGGAATTTTGATTCCTTATGTCCCTTTGTGTGGACCATTATGGGCTGCCGTTTCTGCAGCGGTATTTGAAAGATATAAAGAAGGAAGAGAAGGAATGGATTCTGTTTACAGTGGAGTGGGAACTTTCCGATGGATGACTTTTATTTGTGTGTCCATTGTGCCAATTGTTTCTTTAGTACAACCGACACTTCCGGTGGCATTATCACTGACATTATTGGTACAAGGATTTGTTTGTACACGTTTGGCAATGACTATTTGTAAAGATCATATTGATATGGGAATTGCAGGAGTCATGGCAGCCGTGATTGCGGTGAAAGGAGCTGCTTGGGGATTGGGAGTAGGAATTATACTATTTTTATTACTGGTGAGAATAAAGGAAAGAAAAATAGAACTTATGGAAGAAGTATGA